A window of the Radiobacillus deserti genome harbors these coding sequences:
- a CDS encoding NADPH-dependent FMN reductase, producing the protein MKLVGLSGSLTPLSKTYITLAEALKFAGNYDETIQTELINLRDYEIQFCDGRDPAAYEGDTKKVIDQIVDADALLFGSPIYRGSISGVLKNVFDVIPNDSLRGKVVGFVATGGTYHHYLAIEHQLKPLAGYFKAHVVPGNVYAHNEHFENKQLVDEGIRSRLQELVISVVQLTASTQGIATGAREPIIPRQSLAQS; encoded by the coding sequence ATGAAGCTAGTAGGCTTATCAGGAAGTTTAACTCCACTTTCCAAAACATATATTACATTAGCGGAAGCCTTAAAATTTGCTGGAAACTATGACGAGACAATTCAAACTGAATTAATTAATTTAAGAGATTATGAGATTCAATTTTGTGATGGAAGGGACCCAGCAGCGTATGAAGGAGATACTAAGAAAGTAATCGATCAAATTGTAGATGCAGATGCACTCTTGTTCGGTTCTCCCATTTACCGTGGATCGATAAGTGGTGTCTTGAAAAATGTATTTGATGTCATCCCAAACGATAGTTTAAGAGGTAAGGTAGTCGGATTTGTTGCAACAGGAGGAACCTATCACCACTATCTAGCAATCGAGCACCAGTTAAAGCCTTTAGCGGGATACTTCAAGGCCCACGTCGTACCTGGAAATGTTTATGCGCATAACGAGCACTTTGAAAACAAGCAGCTAGTAGACGAAGGAATTCGTAGTAGACTCCAAGAATTAGTAATAAGTGTCGTCCAATTAACAGCTAGTACTCAAGGAATTGCTACTGGCGCAAGAGAGCCCATCATCCCAAGACAATCGCTCGCACAATCATGA
- the sfnG gene encoding dimethylsulfone monooxygenase SfnG: MGNLQFAYWVPNVSGGLVVSKLPQRTGWDFESNKRYAKIAEESGYDFALLQTRFFASYGAENQLEAITLGSALAAVTSKLKLISAVHPGLWHPGVYAKMLSTLDQISNGRAAVNIVSGWFKQEFIGYGEPWLEHDERYRRSEEFIQVLRSLFTEETTTFKGDFYRINEAPLKPKPVSEIPIFQGGNSKAAKEMAARASDYYFMNGNTLEGFKKQINEVRTLASAQGREVKFAANGFAIVRDTEEEAVQLLRDIVSNADEEAVHGFKEAVKEAGQSTREKQGMWAESTFEDLVQYNDGFKTGLIGTPEQVANRIIELKKLGIEIILTGHFHYEEDLQRFGEQVIPLVKKKEEELAEQGVTV; encoded by the coding sequence ATGGGAAACTTACAATTTGCTTATTGGGTACCGAATGTTAGTGGAGGATTAGTTGTATCCAAGCTACCTCAACGAACGGGTTGGGATTTTGAATCGAATAAACGTTATGCAAAAATTGCAGAAGAATCAGGTTATGACTTTGCGCTATTACAAACACGATTTTTTGCAAGCTACGGAGCAGAGAATCAATTGGAAGCCATCACACTAGGCTCTGCCCTCGCAGCAGTAACAAGTAAGTTAAAACTAATTTCAGCTGTGCACCCTGGGTTATGGCATCCGGGAGTTTACGCCAAAATGTTATCTACTCTAGACCAAATTAGTAATGGAAGAGCTGCTGTAAATATTGTAAGTGGCTGGTTCAAGCAAGAATTTATTGGCTATGGAGAACCGTGGCTGGAGCACGACGAGCGTTATCGAAGGTCAGAAGAATTCATCCAAGTTCTTCGTTCTTTATTCACCGAAGAAACGACAACCTTTAAGGGAGATTTCTATCGCATTAATGAGGCTCCATTAAAGCCGAAACCAGTCTCAGAAATTCCGATTTTCCAAGGCGGAAACTCGAAAGCCGCGAAGGAAATGGCTGCACGTGCTTCTGATTATTATTTCATGAACGGAAATACACTGGAGGGATTTAAAAAGCAAATTAATGAAGTTCGGACATTGGCATCCGCTCAAGGAAGAGAAGTGAAATTTGCTGCGAATGGATTTGCAATCGTTCGCGATACGGAGGAAGAAGCGGTTCAGCTCCTTCGTGATATCGTTTCAAACGCTGATGAAGAAGCCGTGCACGGATTTAAAGAAGCTGTAAAAGAAGCCGGCCAATCTACGAGAGAAAAACAAGGCATGTGGGCGGAATCTACGTTTGAGGATCTCGTTCAGTATAATGATGGGTTCAAAACGGGATTAATTGGGACACCAGAACAAGTTGCCAATCGGATCATTGAACTGAAGAAACTCGGAATCGAAATCATCCTAACCGGACATTTCCACTATGAAGAAGATCTGCAAAGGTTTGGTGAACAAGTCATTCCTCTTGTGAAAAAGAAAGAAGAAGAGCTCGCAGAACAAGGTGTCACAGTATGA